In the genome of Paracoccus tegillarcae, one region contains:
- the phbB gene encoding acetoacetyl-CoA reductase: MSKVALVTGGSRGIGAAISKALKDAGYTVAANYAGNDEAATAFTEETGIKTYKWSVADYDGCAAGVKQVEEELGPVAVLVNNAGITRDAMFHKMTPQQWKEVIDTNLTGLFNMTHSVWGGMRDRKFGRVVNISSVNGQKGQAGQANYSAAKAGDIGFTRALAQEGARAGITVNAIAPGYIGTEMVRAIDEKVLNERIIPQIPVGRLGEPEEIARAVVFLAADDAGFVTGSTISANGAQFFS, encoded by the coding sequence ATGTCGAAAGTTGCACTGGTTACCGGAGGCTCGCGCGGAATTGGCGCCGCAATTTCCAAGGCGCTGAAAGATGCGGGCTATACCGTTGCCGCGAACTACGCCGGCAATGACGAGGCGGCCACCGCCTTTACCGAAGAGACCGGCATCAAGACCTATAAGTGGTCGGTGGCGGATTATGACGGCTGCGCCGCTGGCGTGAAACAGGTCGAAGAGGAACTGGGGCCCGTCGCCGTGCTGGTCAACAATGCCGGCATCACCCGCGATGCGATGTTCCACAAGATGACGCCCCAGCAGTGGAAAGAGGTCATCGACACCAATCTGACCGGATTGTTCAACATGACCCATTCGGTTTGGGGCGGGATGCGCGATCGTAAATTCGGCCGCGTGGTCAATATCAGTTCTGTCAATGGTCAAAAGGGCCAAGCCGGTCAGGCCAACTATTCCGCCGCCAAGGCGGGCGATATCGGCTTTACCCGCGCGCTGGCACAAGAGGGCGCGCGCGCAGGCATCACCGTCAACGCCATTGCGCCGGGTTATATTGGCACCGAAATGGTTCGCGCGATCGACGAAAAGGTCCTGAACGAACGGATCATCCCGCAAATCCCGGTCGGCCGCCTTGGCGAACCCGAAGAGATCGCGCGGGCCGTCGTATTCCTGGCCGCGGATGATGCAGGCTTTGTCACCGGCTCGACGATCTCGGCCAACGGCGCACAGTTCTTTAGCTAG
- a CDS encoding TlpA disulfide reductase family protein has protein sequence MLRSLLLYTALVFGANAGFAGQIDFEAAQANGLPKLIETEATDLPDTVFLDADDNEVTLADYEGTALLVNFWATWCAPCREEMPALDELQAELGGDDFQVLTVATGRNSREAIDKFYDETGIENLPVLTDAKQKLSRDMGVMGLPVTVLISPEGKEVARLLGDADWASDAAKQVVRELTAP, from the coding sequence ATGCTGCGTTCGCTTCTGCTTTATACGGCGCTGGTTTTCGGTGCAAATGCGGGTTTCGCCGGTCAGATCGACTTTGAGGCCGCTCAGGCGAACGGGCTGCCCAAGCTGATAGAGACCGAGGCGACCGATCTGCCCGATACGGTTTTCCTGGATGCGGACGACAACGAGGTGACGCTGGCCGATTACGAAGGCACCGCCTTGCTGGTGAATTTCTGGGCCACATGGTGCGCCCCCTGCCGCGAGGAAATGCCGGCGCTGGATGAATTGCAGGCCGAACTGGGCGGCGATGACTTTCAGGTCCTGACCGTTGCGACGGGTCGCAATTCACGCGAGGCGATCGACAAGTTCTACGACGAAACCGGCATCGAAAACCTGCCGGTGCTGACCGATGCCAAGCAGAAACTGTCGCGCGATATGGGCGTGATGGGCCTGCCGGTCACCGTGCTGATTTCACCCGAGGGAAAAGAGGTCGCGCGGCTTCTGGGCGATGCCGACTGGGCGTCAGATGCGGCCAAGCAGGTCGTGCGCGAACTTACAGCCCCTTGA
- a CDS encoding DNA-3-methyladenine glycosylase I: MNERCPWCGTDPTYVAYHDTEWGVPERDPRALWEKLVLDGFQAGLSWITILRKRDNFREEFEGFDPERVAAWDDARIEKALQNPGIIRHRGKITSTVKGAQRFLEIEQSEGFTPYIWSFTGGEVIQNAPGSMGDVPVSTAESTAMSKSLKKRGFNFCGPVIAYAFMQACGLVNDHMTTCPRHAEVKGL; encoded by the coding sequence ATGAACGAGCGCTGCCCCTGGTGCGGGACCGATCCGACCTATGTTGCCTATCACGACACCGAATGGGGCGTGCCCGAACGCGATCCGCGTGCGCTGTGGGAAAAGCTGGTGCTGGACGGATTTCAGGCCGGCCTGAGCTGGATCACGATCCTGCGCAAACGCGACAATTTCCGCGAAGAATTTGAGGGTTTCGACCCCGAGCGCGTGGCCGCCTGGGATGACGCGCGCATCGAAAAGGCGCTGCAAAACCCCGGTATCATCCGTCACCGCGGCAAGATCACATCGACCGTCAAAGGCGCGCAGCGGTTCCTTGAGATCGAGCAGTCAGAAGGGTTCACGCCCTATATCTGGTCCTTCACCGGCGGTGAGGTGATCCAGAATGCGCCCGGCTCGATGGGTGACGTGCCGGTATCAACAGCCGAATCGACGGCCATGTCTAAATCGCTGAAAAAGCGGGGCTTCAATTTCTGCGGGCCGGTGATCGCCTATGCCTTCATGCAGGCCTGCGGGCTGGTGAACGATCACATGACCACCTGCCCGCGCCATGCAGAGGTCAAGGGGCTGTAA
- a CDS encoding tRNA1(Val) (adenine(37)-N6)-methyltransferase encodes MSDLTQDGFLDGRLLIAQPVRGYRSGADAVMLAAACSAERGQSVLELGCGAGVASLCLGWRVPDLRLTGLERQANYADLARQNAQANGIAMRVITGDLAAMPAELRAESYDHVIANPPYFLNGTCASDDGRTEARHEQTALSLWVDAALRRLRPDGRVTLIHRADRLDAILAGLGARAGAIVVLPIAARPGREAGRVIVTARKGARTPLRLLAPLITHQAPSHLRDGEDLSQQSADILRAGRRINLG; translated from the coding sequence ATGAGTGATCTGACGCAGGACGGTTTTCTGGATGGCCGGCTTCTGATTGCGCAGCCCGTGCGTGGCTATCGCTCGGGCGCCGATGCGGTGATGCTGGCGGCGGCCTGTTCGGCAGAGCGCGGGCAATCGGTGCTGGAACTGGGATGCGGCGCGGGTGTTGCGAGCCTGTGTCTGGGCTGGCGGGTGCCGGATCTGCGTCTGACCGGACTGGAGCGGCAGGCGAATTATGCCGATCTTGCGCGGCAGAACGCACAAGCCAACGGCATCGCGATGCGGGTGATCACGGGCGATCTGGCGGCGATGCCGGCCGAGTTGCGGGCGGAAAGCTATGACCATGTCATCGCCAATCCGCCCTATTTCCTGAACGGCACCTGTGCATCCGATGACGGGCGGACCGAGGCGCGGCACGAACAGACCGCGCTGAGCCTGTGGGTCGATGCGGCGTTGCGGCGGTTGCGTCCTGACGGGCGGGTGACGCTGATCCATCGCGCCGACCGGCTGGATGCAATCCTGGCCGGTTTGGGCGCGCGGGCGGGTGCAATCGTGGTGCTGCCGATCGCCGCGCGTCCCGGTCGCGAGGCCGGGCGGGTCATTGTCACCGCACGCAAGGGCGCGCGGACGCCGTTGCGGCTGCTGGCGCCGCTGATCACGCATCAGGCGCCGTCACATCTGCGCGATGGCGAGGACCTGTCGCAGCAATCCGCCGACATTCTGCGCGCTGGCCGGCGAATCAACCTTGGGTAG
- a CDS encoding DUF2007 domain-containing protein encodes MFIDSPFFVTCNCHAIDICATAAYRRATMKELFRTTDPLRMTRAIDLLDDQGVRAFAFDQHMSVLEGSIGILPQRLMVADRDHFIATAILRDAGLDE; translated from the coding sequence ATGTTCATCGACAGTCCCTTTTTCGTGACATGCAATTGCCACGCCATCGACATCTGCGCAACCGCTGCATATCGTCGCGCCACCATGAAAGAACTGTTCCGCACCACCGATCCGCTGCGCATGACACGCGCCATCGACCTGTTGGATGATCAGGGCGTGCGCGCCTTTGCCTTTGATCAGCACATGAGTGTGCTCGAGGGATCCATCGGGATTTTGCCGCAGCGGCTGATGGTCGCTGACCGTGATCATTTCATTGCCACTGCCATTCTGCGCGATGCCGGGCTGGATGAGTGA
- a CDS encoding polyprenyl synthetase family protein, whose protein sequence is MNMTNSASTPLDRLAVQIAPELEQVSTLIRQRMASRHAPRIPEVTAHLVEAGGKRLRPMLTLSAARMLGYQGDDHVKLAATVEFIHTATLLHDDVVDESRQRRGRPTANLLWDNKSSVLVGDYLFARSFQLMTETGSLRVLDILANASATIAEGEVLQLTAAQDLRTDEDIYLQVVRGKTAALFSAATEVGGVIAGAPEDQVRALFDYGDALGIAFQIVDDLLDYGGVTATIGKNTGDDFRERKLTLPVIKAIAAGDATERAFWTRTIEAGDQRDGDLEQALAIMARHGAMQAARADALDWVGRAKAALATLPANPIRDLLDELADFVVARVA, encoded by the coding sequence ATGAACATGACCAATAGCGCATCCACCCCACTGGACCGCCTGGCGGTGCAAATCGCGCCCGAGTTGGAACAGGTCAGCACCCTGATCCGGCAGCGCATGGCCAGCCGCCACGCGCCCCGCATCCCAGAGGTAACGGCACATCTGGTCGAGGCGGGCGGCAAACGGCTGCGGCCAATGCTGACGCTGTCTGCGGCGCGGATGCTGGGCTATCAGGGCGACGATCACGTCAAGCTGGCGGCGACGGTCGAGTTCATTCACACGGCAACGCTGCTGCATGATGATGTGGTCGATGAAAGCCGCCAGAGACGCGGCCGGCCCACCGCCAACCTGCTTTGGGACAACAAATCCAGCGTTCTGGTCGGCGATTATCTGTTCGCCCGCAGCTTTCAGTTGATGACCGAAACCGGCAGCCTGAGGGTGCTGGACATTCTGGCCAATGCCAGCGCCACCATCGCCGAGGGCGAGGTGCTGCAACTAACCGCAGCGCAGGATCTGCGCACGGATGAAGACATCTATCTGCAGGTGGTCCGCGGCAAGACGGCGGCGCTGTTTTCCGCCGCGACCGAGGTTGGCGGCGTCATCGCCGGCGCGCCCGAGGATCAGGTCCGCGCGCTGTTCGATTATGGCGACGCGCTTGGCATCGCCTTTCAGATTGTCGACGATCTGCTGGATTACGGCGGCGTCACCGCGACCATCGGCAAGAATACCGGAGATGATTTCCGCGAACGCAAGCTGACCCTGCCGGTGATCAAGGCGATAGCGGCAGGCGATGCGACCGAACGCGCCTTCTGGACCCGCACCATCGAAGCGGGTGATCAGCGCGACGGCGATCTGGAACAGGCGCTGGCCATCATGGCCCGTCATGGCGCGATGCAGGCCGCCCGCGCCGATGCGCTGGACTGGGTCGGCCGGGCCAAGGCCGCACTTGCCACGCTGCCAGCCAATCCGATCCGCGATTTGCTGGACGAATTGGCCGATTTCGTCGTCGCCCGCGTCGCCTGA
- a CDS encoding acetyl-CoA C-acetyltransferase: MSKAVIVSAARTPVGSFMGSFANVPAHDLGTAVLKAVVERAGVDPAEVSETILGQVLTAAQGQNPARQAHINAGLPKEAAAWGLNQVCGSGLRAIALAAQQIGMGDADIVIAGGQESMSLSPHASYLRAGQKMGDMQSIDTMIRDGLWDAFNNYHMGQTAENVAEKWQISREAQDEFAVSSQNKAEAAQKAGKFDDEIVAYTVKTRKGDTVVDKDEYIRHGATMEAMQKLRPAFTRDGTVTAANASGLNDGAAAVMVMSEEEANKRGLKPLARIASYATAGLDPAIMGVGPIYASRKALEKAGWTADDLDLIEANEAFAAQALAVNKEMGWNPEIVNVNGGAIAIGHPIGASGARILNTLLFEMGRRDAKKGLATLCIGGGMGVALCLERD, encoded by the coding sequence ATGTCGAAAGCTGTCATCGTTTCCGCTGCCCGCACCCCCGTGGGCAGCTTCATGGGGTCCTTTGCCAATGTTCCGGCACATGATCTGGGCACGGCCGTTCTGAAGGCGGTGGTCGAGCGCGCGGGCGTTGACCCGGCAGAGGTCAGCGAGACGATCCTGGGCCAGGTCTTGACCGCCGCTCAGGGCCAGAACCCGGCGCGTCAGGCGCATATCAACGCCGGATTGCCCAAGGAAGCCGCCGCCTGGGGTCTGAACCAGGTCTGCGGCTCGGGACTGCGGGCCATCGCGCTGGCCGCACAGCAGATCGGTATGGGCGATGCGGATATCGTCATCGCAGGCGGTCAGGAAAGCATGTCGCTGTCGCCGCATGCCAGCTATCTGCGCGCCGGCCAGAAGATGGGCGACATGCAGTCCATCGACACGATGATCCGTGACGGCCTGTGGGATGCCTTCAACAATTACCACATGGGCCAGACGGCCGAGAACGTCGCCGAAAAATGGCAAATCAGCCGCGAGGCGCAGGACGAATTCGCCGTCTCAAGCCAGAACAAGGCCGAGGCTGCGCAAAAGGCCGGCAAGTTCGACGACGAGATCGTCGCCTATACCGTCAAGACCCGTAAAGGCGACACTGTCGTCGACAAGGATGAATATATCCGCCACGGCGCGACGATGGAGGCGATGCAAAAGCTGCGCCCTGCCTTTACCCGCGATGGCACGGTGACGGCCGCCAATGCATCGGGCCTGAACGACGGCGCCGCCGCCGTGATGGTGATGTCCGAGGAAGAGGCAAACAAGCGCGGGCTGAAGCCGCTGGCGCGGATCGCCTCTTACGCCACGGCGGGGCTGGACCCGGCGATCATGGGCGTTGGCCCGATCTATGCCAGCCGCAAGGCGCTGGAAAAAGCCGGCTGGACCGCCGACGATCTTGATCTGATCGAGGCAAACGAAGCCTTCGCCGCGCAGGCGCTGGCGGTGAACAAGGAAATGGGCTGGAACCCCGAAATCGTGAACGTCAACGGCGGTGCGATTGCCATCGGCCATCCGATCGGTGCCTCGGGCGCGCGCATCCTGAACACGCTTTTGTTCGAGATGGGCCGCCGCGACGCCAAGAAAGGCCTGGCGACGCTGTGCATCGGCGGAGGCATGGGCGTCGCCTTGTGCCTGGAACGCGACTGA
- a CDS encoding EAL domain-containing protein, with protein sequence MSGGNSSKSGSPLDFAINRQSRITIPAVQAAVAKGNALLAYQPVVQSKRTGKPAFYEGLIRIVDDSGRIVPLEDFMPIAETTELGRQIDCLSLQLGLTALTEDPSLRLSINMSARSIGYPNWIHILRAGLSDAPDVAERLILEITESSAMELPDDVSHFMREVQNMGVSLALDDFGAGYTSFRYLRDFCFDMIKIDGQFVREISSHPDNQVLTRALQSIATHFDMFTVAEQVETADDAAFLIDIGIDCLQGYYFGAPTIAPPWKSPPAKAQQ encoded by the coding sequence GTGAGCGGGGGCAATTCGTCGAAATCCGGTTCGCCGCTGGATTTCGCCATCAATCGACAAAGCCGGATCACCATTCCGGCTGTGCAGGCAGCCGTGGCCAAGGGCAACGCCCTTCTGGCCTATCAGCCGGTGGTGCAATCGAAACGAACGGGCAAACCTGCCTTTTACGAAGGGCTGATCCGAATCGTCGATGATTCGGGGCGGATCGTACCGCTCGAGGACTTCATGCCGATTGCCGAAACCACCGAACTGGGGCGGCAGATCGACTGTTTGTCGTTGCAACTGGGCCTGACGGCACTGACCGAAGATCCGTCCCTGCGCCTGTCGATCAATATGTCGGCGCGCTCGATCGGCTATCCGAACTGGATCCATATTCTCCGCGCGGGCCTGTCCGACGCGCCCGACGTTGCCGAACGCCTGATATTGGAGATCACCGAAAGTTCGGCGATGGAGTTGCCAGACGACGTCAGCCATTTCATGCGCGAAGTGCAGAACATGGGCGTCAGCCTGGCATTGGACGATTTTGGTGCGGGTTACACCTCGTTCCGCTATCTGCGCGATTTCTGCTTTGACATGATCAAGATCGACGGCCAGTTCGTCCGCGAAATATCCAGCCATCCCGACAATCAGGTCCTTACGCGTGCGCTGCAATCAATCGCCACGCATTTCGACATGTTCACCGTGGCAGAGCAGGTCGAGACCGCTGACGACGCAGCCTTCCTGATCGACATCGGCATCGACTGCCTTCAGGGCTATTATTTCGGCGCGCCGACCATCGCGCCGCCGTGGAAAAGCCCTCCGGCAAAGGCGCAGCAGTAA
- a CDS encoding ammonium transporter — MRKFSLPLIAALLALAGPALAQDAAGAEAAAAAISPDVVYIFNTLLFLIGGFLVMWMAAGFAMLEAGLVRSKNVTTQLFKNISLFSIAGLMYWLVGYNLMYPVDGWTIPGVVGQLFSPKAIDPAGAGNAADGYSAGSDFFFQLMFCATTASIVSGTLAERIKLWPFMIFTVILTGFIYPIEASWEWGAGWLDARGFSDFAGSTLVHATGGFAALAGAIVLGARHGKYRADGRMQPMPGSNLALATLGTFILWLGWFGFNGASQLALGSVNDAADVGRIFVNTNMAASAGAIAAIITTQLMYGKIDLTMVLNGALAGLVAITAEPLMPSILGAVLIGGVGGAIAVLVVPMLDRWKIDDVVGAIPVHLVAGVWGTMIVPASNPDASYSVQALGVIAIGGFVFIVSYALWLVLKATMGIRVSQEAEITGLDISEMGMEAYPDFVIAK, encoded by the coding sequence ATGAGAAAATTCTCCCTTCCCCTAATCGCAGCATTGCTTGCGCTGGCTGGCCCGGCGCTGGCGCAAGATGCCGCCGGGGCCGAAGCGGCAGCCGCCGCCATCAGCCCCGACGTGGTCTATATCTTCAACACGCTGCTGTTCCTGATCGGCGGCTTTCTGGTCATGTGGATGGCAGCGGGCTTTGCCATGCTGGAGGCCGGGCTGGTCCGGTCCAAGAACGTGACCACGCAGCTGTTCAAGAACATCTCGCTGTTTTCGATTGCCGGCCTGATGTACTGGCTGGTCGGCTATAACCTGATGTATCCGGTCGATGGCTGGACCATTCCCGGCGTCGTCGGCCAGTTGTTCTCGCCCAAAGCCATCGACCCTGCAGGCGCGGGAAATGCAGCCGACGGCTATTCCGCGGGTTCGGATTTCTTCTTTCAGCTGATGTTCTGCGCCACCACCGCCTCGATCGTGTCGGGTACGCTTGCCGAGCGGATCAAGCTGTGGCCGTTCATGATCTTCACCGTCATCCTGACCGGATTTATCTATCCCATCGAAGCCAGCTGGGAATGGGGCGCAGGCTGGCTGGATGCGCGCGGGTTCTCCGATTTCGCAGGCTCGACGCTGGTGCATGCGACGGGCGGTTTTGCCGCGCTGGCCGGTGCCATCGTTCTGGGTGCACGTCACGGCAAGTACCGGGCCGATGGGCGGATGCAGCCGATGCCGGGTTCGAACCTTGCACTGGCGACCCTGGGCACGTTCATCCTGTGGTTGGGCTGGTTCGGGTTTAACGGCGCATCGCAACTGGCATTGGGCAGCGTGAATGACGCAGCCGATGTGGGCCGCATCTTCGTCAACACCAATATGGCGGCATCCGCCGGTGCAATCGCCGCGATCATCACGACGCAGCTGATGTACGGCAAGATCGACCTGACCATGGTGCTGAACGGCGCCTTGGCCGGTCTGGTTGCGATCACCGCCGAACCGCTGATGCCCTCGATCCTGGGCGCGGTTCTGATCGGCGGCGTTGGTGGTGCCATCGCCGTGCTGGTCGTGCCGATGCTGGACCGCTGGAAGATCGACGATGTGGTCGGCGCCATTCCGGTGCATCTGGTCGCGGGTGTCTGGGGCACGATGATCGTGCCGGCCTCGAACCCCGATGCCAGCTACAGCGTGCAGGCCCTGGGCGTGATCGCCATTGGTGGTTTCGTCTTTATCGTCAGCTACGCCTTGTGGCTGGTTCTGAAGGCGACGATGGGCATTCGCGTCAGTCAGGAGGCAGAGATCACCGGGCTGGATATCAGCGAAATGGGGATGGAGGCCTATCCGGACTTCGTCATCGCCAAATAA
- a CDS encoding YdcH family protein, producing the protein MSVASHVEELRKKHNVLSEAVEKAQRSPGTDDLDIATMKREKLRLKEEITRLS; encoded by the coding sequence ATGTCGGTTGCTTCTCACGTCGAGGAATTGCGCAAAAAACACAACGTATTGTCCGAGGCGGTTGAAAAAGCTCAGAGAAGTCCCGGAACGGACGATCTGGATATCGCCACAATGAAGCGCGAGAAGCTTCGCCTGAAAGAAGAAATCACCCGTCTGTCCTGA